A genomic stretch from Croceibacterium aestuarii includes:
- a CDS encoding alpha/beta hydrolase: MSRSRHLVDPQIAAMLDMPPVELNAETLADVRANPLFSADELPKPPFPVTEVYAPSEHGPDVRLVIQNPPSEETGRGAILHIHGGGMVVGTADTSISKFPLAQAHDVVIASVDYRLAPENPFPAPQEDNYAALLWLAGHATELGVDPSRIVVMGESAGGGLAASLAQMARDRAGPKIAGQVLVYPMLDWRTGGPDCQWKNAHTGEWIWTHEKNRFGWEALRGNYDPTGECKGWFSPALADDLAGLPPAYIATGALDLFLDEDLDYARRLIDAGVPCELHVYPGAIHAFEMVPETTLAAQAAADLERGLRRLLG, translated from the coding sequence ATGAGCCGCTCGCGCCACCTCGTCGACCCGCAGATTGCCGCGATGCTCGACATGCCGCCGGTCGAGCTCAACGCCGAGACGTTGGCCGATGTCCGCGCCAACCCCCTGTTTTCCGCCGACGAGCTGCCAAAGCCCCCGTTTCCAGTGACCGAGGTCTACGCCCCGAGCGAGCACGGTCCCGACGTCCGGCTGGTGATCCAGAACCCGCCGAGCGAGGAGACAGGCCGCGGCGCTATTCTCCACATCCACGGCGGCGGCATGGTCGTCGGCACCGCCGACACTTCGATCTCCAAGTTTCCTCTGGCGCAGGCACACGACGTGGTGATCGCTTCGGTCGACTACCGCCTCGCCCCGGAAAACCCGTTCCCCGCCCCGCAGGAGGACAATTACGCCGCGCTGCTCTGGCTTGCCGGCCATGCTACCGAACTCGGTGTCGATCCCAGTCGCATCGTGGTGATGGGCGAGAGCGCCGGCGGCGGGCTCGCCGCCAGCCTGGCACAGATGGCGCGCGACCGAGCCGGTCCGAAAATCGCCGGGCAAGTGCTGGTCTACCCGATGCTCGACTGGCGCACCGGCGGGCCCGACTGCCAGTGGAAGAACGCTCATACCGGCGAATGGATCTGGACCCACGAGAAGAACCGGTTCGGCTGGGAAGCGCTACGCGGCAATTACGATCCGACGGGCGAGTGCAAAGGCTGGTTTTCGCCTGCGCTGGCCGACGATCTTGCAGGCCTGCCGCCTGCCTATATCGCCACCGGCGCGCTCGACCTGTTTCTCGACGAGGACCTCGACTACGCCCGCCGCTTGATCGACGCAGGGGTGCCGTGCGAACTCCACGTCTATCCCGGCGCGATCCATGCCTTCGAGATGGTGCCCGAGACCACGCTGGCGGCGCAGGCCGCCGCGGACCTGGAGCGTGGGCTGCGGCGGTTGCTGGGATGA
- a CDS encoding dicarboxylate/amino acid:cation symporter encodes MLTDELLRDVTPERLIRLYHQRTKMRLWVRSRLWAQVLIAMALGVLAGWLLGPAPGLVPRSTAEAIGGWLALPGQLFLGLIAIVLVPLVFSSIVGGLAATPSSEAMRAIGLRLGLYILLSTSLAATIGVSLALAFTPGERVDVPVPAVSPLPSAVPAFDIARLPDLVAGVLPTNPAASIIQGDLLAIVILALLTGVAVTRIQKSKADTLLALLDGVLSVSMTIVQWAMLLSPLAVFGLMAKLMIQVGADSLLGLVAYVGTVLLGLVLLFLGYLLLLTAVGRIGPGRFLARAGQTLVLAFSTSSSSAVMPGTIQTARRFGVPDRVASMVVPIGATMNMAGTALYQSVAILFLAQISGIELGSGQLLLIIGTLVASSIGAPGTPGVSMGILASVAAGFGIPAAGLVIILGVDRLLDMSRTVVNVTGDMAASVLLKDALGDLGKSGGTT; translated from the coding sequence GTGCTGACCGACGAACTGCTTCGCGACGTCACGCCGGAACGGCTCATCCGGCTCTACCACCAGCGCACCAAGATGCGGCTCTGGGTACGCTCGCGCCTCTGGGCTCAGGTCCTTATCGCTATGGCGCTGGGCGTACTTGCGGGTTGGCTGCTGGGTCCTGCGCCAGGCTTGGTCCCCCGCTCGACCGCCGAGGCCATCGGCGGTTGGCTGGCTCTGCCAGGGCAGCTTTTCCTCGGCCTCATCGCCATCGTCCTGGTTCCGCTGGTCTTTTCCTCGATCGTCGGCGGACTTGCGGCAACTCCGTCGAGCGAGGCGATGCGCGCGATCGGTCTTCGCCTCGGACTTTACATCCTGCTGTCGACGAGCCTTGCCGCGACCATCGGAGTCAGCCTGGCGCTGGCGTTCACGCCTGGTGAGCGGGTCGACGTACCGGTCCCGGCGGTCTCGCCCCTCCCCAGCGCCGTGCCCGCCTTCGACATTGCGCGCCTGCCCGACCTCGTGGCCGGCGTTCTGCCGACCAATCCGGCGGCCTCGATCATCCAGGGGGACCTGCTGGCGATCGTCATACTCGCGCTTCTCACCGGTGTCGCCGTGACTCGTATCCAGAAGAGCAAAGCCGACACGCTGCTGGCGCTCCTGGACGGCGTGCTGTCGGTCTCGATGACGATCGTCCAGTGGGCTATGTTGCTCTCGCCGCTGGCGGTCTTCGGCTTGATGGCGAAGTTGATGATCCAGGTCGGCGCCGACAGCCTGCTCGGCCTCGTCGCCTATGTCGGGACAGTGCTGCTCGGATTGGTTTTGCTGTTTCTCGGCTATCTGCTCCTGCTCACCGCTGTCGGCAGGATCGGGCCGGGCCGCTTCCTCGCCCGGGCCGGACAGACTCTCGTGCTGGCGTTCTCTACCTCGAGCTCGTCGGCGGTCATGCCGGGAACCATCCAGACCGCCCGACGCTTCGGCGTGCCCGATCGCGTGGCCAGCATGGTGGTGCCCATCGGGGCAACGATGAACATGGCAGGCACGGCGCTCTACCAGAGCGTCGCGATCCTGTTCCTCGCGCAGATTTCCGGAATCGAACTCGGGTCCGGCCAGTTGTTGCTGATCATCGGGACCCTGGTCGCCTCTTCGATCGGGGCCCCGGGTACGCCGGGGGTGAGCATGGGCATTCTCGCCAGCGTGGCGGCCGGATTCGGCATTCCCGCCGCGGGCCTGGTCATCATTCTCGGGGTCGACCGCCTGCTCGACATGAGCCGGACAGTGGTCAACGTAACGGGCGACATGGCCGCCTCGGTCCTGTTAAAGGACGCGCTGGGCGACCTGGGCAAGAGTGGCGGGACCACCTGA
- a CDS encoding amidohydrolase family protein has protein sequence MSGKVRLIATEEAWTIPEVAAELKKVSNGPSQSLDKLLVKGIYDQEGGGAQYAGVNFLDGLLDAEQARLRQMDELGVDMHLMALTAPGVQMFDADTAMELAIVANDRLAALCRKYPTRFAGLASFAPHSPKRAAREMERAVNELGLNGFMINSHTYDEYLDDPKFWPILEAAEALGRCIYIHPRAASYGFKGPLQDYGMDSAMWGYGMEVGTHAVRMMAGGVFDEFPNLKICIGHMGEAVPFWLWRLNFMNTRAQKAGRSKKTKRSMAEYFQDNFVITTSGVEDPLALRYSIDKLGIDNVMWAIDYPYQPMEPAVKFIEDFACTEAERHALCHGNAERVFHIAPE, from the coding sequence ATGTCCGGAAAAGTCCGCCTGATCGCCACTGAGGAAGCCTGGACGATTCCCGAGGTCGCCGCCGAGCTCAAGAAAGTCTCCAACGGCCCTTCGCAGAGCCTCGACAAGCTGCTGGTCAAGGGCATCTACGACCAGGAAGGCGGCGGCGCGCAGTATGCCGGGGTCAACTTCCTCGACGGGTTGCTCGACGCCGAGCAGGCCCGGCTCAGGCAAATGGACGAGCTGGGCGTCGACATGCACCTGATGGCGCTCACGGCTCCCGGCGTGCAGATGTTCGATGCCGATACCGCAATGGAGCTGGCGATCGTTGCGAACGACCGGCTCGCCGCCCTGTGCCGCAAGTACCCGACTCGCTTCGCCGGTCTCGCCAGCTTCGCCCCGCACAGCCCCAAGCGTGCGGCCAGGGAGATGGAGCGGGCGGTAAACGAGCTCGGGCTCAACGGCTTCATGATCAACAGCCACACCTACGACGAGTACCTCGACGATCCGAAGTTCTGGCCGATCCTGGAAGCCGCCGAGGCGCTGGGCCGCTGCATCTACATCCACCCGCGCGCCGCGTCCTATGGCTTCAAGGGTCCGCTGCAGGACTACGGCATGGACTCGGCGATGTGGGGCTACGGCATGGAAGTCGGCACCCATGCAGTGCGGATGATGGCAGGCGGGGTGTTTGACGAATTCCCCAACCTGAAGATCTGCATCGGCCACATGGGCGAGGCGGTGCCGTTCTGGCTCTGGCGGCTCAACTTCATGAACACCCGCGCGCAGAAGGCGGGCCGCTCGAAGAAGACCAAGCGTTCGATGGCCGAATATTTCCAAGACAATTTCGTCATTACCACCAGCGGCGTCGAGGACCCTCTGGCGCTGCGCTATTCGATCGACAAGCTCGGCATCGACAACGTGATGTGGGCGATCGACTATCCCTACCAGCCGATGGAGCCCGCGGTGAAATTCATCGAGGATTTCGCCTGCACCGAGGCCGAGCGTCACGCGCTGTGCCATGGCAACGCCGAGCGCGTGTTCCATATTGCGCCGGAGTAA
- a CDS encoding glutathione S-transferase family protein, whose amino-acid sequence MITIYHAPNSRSLRVLWLMEELGEDYRLETVTFPVPPEYLAVNPAGCVPAISDDGIAMFESIAILQYLTGRLLVAGDAQAAALTVGPRPDPAAYAEHLQFLHFGESDLTVPVGVLYNARRRGAPDHPVLQFVRERLAKRLAFLDDHLADEREWVTGEHFTIADISLGYALFLVGHSGIDVELPGKVAAYWRRLQERPAWQRAKAR is encoded by the coding sequence ATGATCACCATCTACCACGCGCCGAACTCGCGATCCCTGCGGGTCCTCTGGCTGATGGAGGAGCTGGGCGAGGATTACCGCCTCGAGACGGTGACCTTCCCCGTCCCGCCCGAATACCTCGCGGTCAACCCGGCCGGGTGCGTCCCGGCGATCTCCGACGATGGCATCGCGATGTTCGAATCCATCGCCATCCTGCAATACCTGACAGGGCGGCTGCTGGTGGCGGGCGATGCGCAGGCGGCGGCGCTGACGGTCGGCCCGCGGCCCGATCCGGCGGCCTATGCCGAGCACCTGCAGTTCCTCCACTTCGGCGAATCCGACCTGACTGTGCCGGTCGGCGTGCTCTACAACGCCCGCCGGCGGGGCGCGCCCGACCACCCCGTCCTGCAGTTTGTCCGGGAGCGGCTGGCGAAGCGGCTGGCATTCCTCGACGATCACCTCGCCGACGAGCGCGAGTGGGTGACCGGAGAACACTTCACGATCGCCGACATCTCGCTCGGCTATGCCCTGTTCCTCGTCGGCCACTCCGGCATCGACGTTGAGCTGCCCGGAAAGGTCGCGGCCTATTGGCGGCGGCTGCAGGAGCGCCCGGCCTGGCAGCGGGCCAAGGCGCGCTAG